In a single window of the Rhopalosiphum padi isolate XX-2018 chromosome 1, ASM2088224v1, whole genome shotgun sequence genome:
- the LOC132918040 gene encoding uncharacterized protein LOC132918040 produces MAFNFESNVLNSIENISSKVSFWNIDLPESPWDVDDDLEDLDVLCELVRNQYLKRLHQTLLNNLNVTNSYKKNPLNQIQQSVDKCLAELEKQALRRCMIASIYREGMTNLINKVKTDTKNGMLYDLLKHIIDSNNQMPLCEKLFGAENVTNKSVGIDVSVNTEQKCNKVTSTQTEIWTDPEKLFGAENVTNKSVGIDVGVNTEQKCNKVTSTQTEIWTDPDNNLPVQIPVNKINTDLVKEPILPSSSYNLKSKISESNIFNNLNSLLKSSCSSNSSSDAHMEVNYKYESSEFENLQRKDEQENSTSNDLLSINALLRDLQDSPEYEQQSSKLEERLIALGLAIENNNSTENLTDLTKPINISPDIIRPDKINEILSDKFKSKRVAKSYQLRNSMNKLPQSLQIRLNQKFKYLFGSSHSYECDPLSEEEERIIAHKRIVKMVVEFMTPYYKAHRINRHLFKNLAKLISKNLMDRAYDPDENTVANGVNEFFTGNRCIKTVEDIYINN; encoded by the exons atGGCATTCAATTTTGAGTCTAATGTACTTAATTCAATTGAGAATATATCATCTAAAGTTTCATTTTGGAACATTGACTTACCTGAAAGTCCATGGGATGTAGATGATGATTTAGAAGACTTGGACGTATTGTGTGAATTGGTTAGAAATCAATACTTGAAACGTCTCCATCAAACATTgctcaataatttaaatgttactaatagttacaaaaaaaatcctCTTAATCAGATTCAACAATCTGTTGATAAATGTTTGGCTGAATTGGAAAAGCAAGCTCTAAGACGATGTATGATTGCTAGTATTTATCGAGAAGGCATGACTAATTtg attaataaagTGAAGACTGACACAAAAAATGGAATGCTATATGATttacttaaacatattattgattCAAACAATCAAATGCCATTATGTGAAAAATTATTTGGAGCTGAGAATGTAACAAACAAATCAGTGGGTATTGATGTAAGTGTTAATActgaacaaaaatgtaataaagttaCATCAACACAGACTGAAATATGGACAGATCCAGAAAAATTATTTGGAGCTGAGAATGTAACAAACAAATCAGTGGGTATTGATGTAGGTGTTAATActgaacaaaaatgtaataaagttaCATCAACACAGACTGAAATATGGACAGATCCAGACAATAATTTACCTGTTCAGATCcctgttaataaaattaatacagatCTGGTAAAAGAACCTATTTTACCTTCTAGTTCCTATAATTTGAAATCTAAGATCTCTGAATCaaatatctttaataatttaaattctttattaaaatcatcTTGTTCTTCAAATTCCTCTTCTGATGCTCATATGGAAGTAAATTACAAGTATGAATCTtctgaatttgaaaatttacaaaggAAAGATGAACAAGAAAATTCTACATCAAatgatttattaagtataaatgcattattaagaGATCTTCAAGATTCTCCTGAATATGAACAACAGTCTTCAAAATTAGAAGAACGTTTAATTGCCTTAGGGTTagcaattgaaaataataattccacAGAGAATTTAACCGACTTAACTAAACCAATTAATATAAGTCCTGATATTATACGAcctgataaaataaatgaaattctttcggacaaatttaaaagtaaacgaGTAGCCAAATCATATCAATTACGAAACAGTATGAATAAATTGCCTCAAAGTCTACAAATAAGACTGaaccaaaaatttaaatacttgtttGGAAGTAGTCATTCTTATGAATGTGATCCATTATCTGAAGAAGAAGAACGTATTATAGCACATAAAAGGATTGTAAAAATGGTTGTCGAATTTATGACACCTTATTACAAAGCACACCGTATCAAcagacatttatttaaaaatcttgcTAAATTAATCTCTAAGAATCTTATGGATCGAGCATATGACCCAG atGAAAACACAGTAGCCAATGGAGTTAATGAATTTTTTACTGGAAATAGATGCATTAAGACAGTTGAAGATATCTATATCAATAATTGA
- the LOC132917890 gene encoding bromodomain-containing protein DDB_G0270170-like isoform X2, which translates to MDSINVSNIENSTVFHPKIGADNIPCDKTQKDDRKDLRSYKKEKSSSLCKEPKLLNSNRTDDENDTGRSLKQKSSQLIDKTSASYKSKSSTNHKSNKKDNSCKEVVNKSKKVANKSKGVSKFKDIVDKFKDISKPKDIFDKFKDISKAKDVIDKSKDISKPKDIVEKSKDIINKAKDVIDKSKDISKPKDIVNKAKDMVDKSKDKSFLSTNSNSNSSSHKSNQTDTKRTKRSLEDKKKLSSLCKEPKLLNNNQSDDESNAGGSSKQKSTLHKNKSSLSDKTKSSSSNHNNSRKDNTSTDVVDKSKDKSLSKNSIKTVDKFKNKSLSKNTGSSTITDKSKDKSSSKISSSIDINNSKNKSLTKYSTCSIHKSNHNDSKRLKVSQPAKKKLPINNKNVEKNKSEKPEWNDFQSSDITNDEQDAANVLLSMSSISYESSHGKIITENSSPISKTLKMPKIENVDQKKILPSSNNDNIKDNSRLKSKNLKTSQLQNTVKSVSSPVGHLFEKVCSVDIESNEVSVPVIDNVSINIMCEKLEQKSNNDTDIKINDSANTLSKQILHEKIENNSVKVLDDDKSHYSFKGFSEAETIPCKNYKLLKNVINTLQVKINNHDVIIDGFKGFNSVETHPCKHRDIVYAELIKLKDSKSSSDFIGFSEEDAQLSIGHKYVIQQLELAKKQNNVDNHQENVKFGRNGIQNGNTFNEVMAEYLYKSNNDNVTTSKEIYSKPINDTKKDCPTVNNNHNHDNWVLQQEMKYKLLPVKVKLERLMDYRCNNAKRVSDSSQVPI; encoded by the exons ATGGATTCAATAAATGTATCTAACATTGAAAATAGTACTGTTTTCCATCCCAAAATAG GTGCTGATAATATACCTTGTGATAAAACACAAAAAGATGATAGAAAAGACTTAAGATcatacaaaaaagaaaaatcttCTAGTCTTTGTAAAGAGCCCAAATTATTGAATAGTAATCGAACTGATGATGAAAATGATACTGGAAgatctttaaaacaaaaaagtagTCAACTTATAGATAAAACTTCTGCATCTTACAAGTCTAAGTCCTCTACTAatcataaaagtaataaaaaagataatagtTGTAAAGAAGttgtaaataaatctaaaaaggtAGCTAATAAATCTAAAGGTGTTagtaaatttaaagatattgttgacaaatttaaagatattagtaAACCTaaagatatttttgataaatttaaagatattagtaAGGCTAAAGATGTTATTGACAAATCTAAAGATATTAGTAAGCCTAAAGATATTGTTGAGAAATCTaaggatattattaataaggctAAAGATGTTATTGACAAATCTAAAGATATTAGTAAGCCTAAAGATATTGTTAATAAAGCTAAAGACATGGTTGATAAGTCTAAGGATAAATCATTTTTGTCAACAAATTCTAATTCTAATAGTTCTAGTCATAAAAGTAACCAAACAGATACAAAAAGAACTAAACGTTCTcttgaagataaaaaaaaattgtctagtcTTTGTAAAGAGCctaaattattgaacaataatcAAAGTGATGATGAAAGTAATGCAGGAGGATcttcaaaacaaaaaagtactttacacaaaaataaaagttcttTATCTGACAAAACTAAGTCATCATccagtaatcataataatagtagaAAAGATAATACTAGTACTGACGTTGTTGATAAGTCTAAAGATAAATCTTTGTCAAAGAATTCTATTAAAActgttgataaatttaaaaacaagtctTTATCAAAAAATACTGGTAGCTCTACCATTACTGATAAATCTAAAGACAAATCTTCATCAAAGATTTCTAGTAGTATTGacattaataattctaaaaataaatctttgacAAAGTATTCTACTTGCTCAATTCATAAAAGCAACCATAATGATTCTAAAAGGCTTAAAGTTTCTCAaccggcaaaaaaaaaattacccatcaataataaaaatgttgaaaaaaataaatcagaaaaaCCTGAATGGAATGATTTTCAAAGTTCTGATATAACAAATGACGAACAAGATGCAgcaaatgttttattatcaaTGAGTTCAATTTCTTATGAAAGTTCTCATGGTAAAATTATAACAGAAAATTCTTCTCCCATTTCTAAAACCTTAAAAATGCCTAAAATAGAAAATGTTGATCAAAAGAAAATTCTACCAtctagtaataatgataatattaaagacAATTCTCGATTAAAAtcaaagaatttaaaaacatcACAATTACAAAATACTGTAAAAAGTGTATCAAGCCCTGTTGGCCATTTGTTTGAGAAAGTTTGTTCTGTTGATATTGAAAGTAATGAAGTTAGTGTACCTGTTATTGATaatgtatcaataaatataatgtgtgaAAAATTAGAACAAAAATCTAACAATGATACggacataaaaattaatgattcagCAAATACCTTATCCAAACAAATATTACAtgagaaaatagaaaataatagtgTAAAAGTATTGGATGATGACAAATCACATTACTCTTTCAAAGGATTTTCTGAAGCAGAAACTATTCCGtgtaaaaactataaactattaaaaaatgtgaTCAATACCTTACAAGTAAAGATTAATAATCATGATGTGATTATTGATGGATTCAAAGGTTTTAACAGTGTAGAAACTCATCCATGTAAACATCGAGATATTGTTTATGCTGAGCTTATCAAGTTGAAAGATAGTAAATCTAGTTCAGACTTTATTGGATTCTCTGAAGAAGACGCTCAACTGAGTATTGgacataaatatgttatacaacAGCTCGAACTTgccaaaaaacaaaacaatgtaGATAATCATCAAGAAAATGTTAAGTTTGGTAGGAATGGAATCCAGAATGGAAACACGTTTAATGAAGTTATGgcagaatatttatataaaagtaacaaTGATAATGTTACAACATCAAAAGAGATCTACAGTAAACCAATAAATGATACTAAAAAAGATTGTcctactgtaaataataatcacaatcaTGACAATTGGGTTCTTCAACAAGAAATGAAGTATAAACTTTTACCTGTAAAGGTAAAACTTGAAAGATTAATGGATTATAGATGTAATA atgCTAAACGTGTGTCTGACTCTTCACAGGTGCCCATAtga